The Pseudomonas sp. G2-4 genome window below encodes:
- a CDS encoding carboxymuconolactone decarboxylase family protein — MSPRLDYYSASPGAMKAMIGLEALTSRLSIEPALLHLIKIRASQLNGCAFCTDMHSVDARRLGETERRLYAVAVWRDSGFFTPRERAALAWTEAVTLLAESQVPDEVYAQARGVFSEEELVDLTLAISTINSWNRLAVSFRQSPSG, encoded by the coding sequence ATGAGCCCGCGTCTGGATTACTACAGTGCGTCCCCCGGGGCGATGAAAGCGATGATCGGCCTGGAAGCGCTGACCAGCCGCCTGAGCATCGAGCCTGCGTTGCTGCACCTGATCAAGATCCGCGCTTCGCAACTCAACGGTTGTGCGTTCTGTACTGACATGCATTCGGTGGACGCACGGCGCCTGGGCGAGACCGAGCGGCGTCTGTACGCCGTGGCGGTATGGCGCGACAGTGGCTTTTTCACCCCCCGTGAACGCGCCGCCCTGGCCTGGACCGAGGCGGTGACGCTGCTAGCGGAAAGCCAGGTGCCGGATGAGGTTTATGCCCAGGCCCGTGGGGTGTTCAGCGAGGAAGAACTGGTGGACTTGACCCTGGCGATCAGCACCATCAACAGCTGGAACCGGCTGGCGGTGAGTTTTCGCCAGAGTCCCAGCGGCTGA
- a CDS encoding antibiotic biosynthesis monooxygenase family protein, protein MSRQVINTVQVQAAAGRSEELGRQLQQIVETLRAMPGCDAYLVDRCPDDGDRWNVSARWQSEAAMQAHFNCPEVQSFIGLIDSHLARSVDFNSFPVV, encoded by the coding sequence ATGTCTCGCCAAGTGATCAATACCGTCCAGGTGCAGGCCGCCGCCGGACGCTCGGAAGAACTGGGCCGGCAATTACAGCAGATCGTCGAGACCCTGCGCGCCATGCCGGGCTGCGACGCCTATCTGGTTGACCGTTGCCCTGACGATGGCGACCGCTGGAACGTCAGCGCCCGCTGGCAATCGGAAGCGGCCATGCAGGCCCACTTCAACTGCCCTGAAGTGCAGAGCTTCATCGGCCTGATCGACAGCCATCTGGCCAGAAGCGTGGATTTCAATAGTTTTCCGGTTGTATGA
- a CDS encoding cytochrome D1 domain-containing protein, with amino-acid sequence MSRWWLVPLLWVGTAHGTVATAPDMALAERDYQQHCQQCHGVNRIGGAGPALLPQSLSRIKPAEVRQVIENGRPASQMAAFGAILEPAQIDGLALYLQRPPAVEPTWNEDDIRQSHRVLADVAKLPTKPQHTADPLNLFVVVEAGDHHIDIVDGDRFEVIARFASHFAVHGGPKFSPDGRFVYLASRDGWISLYDLHNLKLIAEVRAGINTRNLAVSKDGRWVLVGNYLPGNLAVFDARDLSLVKTVATVGADGQASRVSAVYTAPPRNSFIVALKDVKEVWELSTGPNPDFVPRRIEVQDYLDDFSFSPDYRQLLATSRKAQGGQVIDLDNGRVVTDIALPGMPHLGSGTYWKHDGHWVFATPNISKGLISVIDFSTWKVIKQIPTLGPGFFLRSHVNSRYAWTDVFFGPDNDAIHLIDKQTLEIAHTLRPMPGKTAAHVEFTRDGRYLLLSIWDTDGALIVYDSNTLQEIKRLPMNKPSGKYNVGNKIEFAEGTSH; translated from the coding sequence GTGAGTCGCTGGTGGCTCGTTCCGTTGCTGTGGGTTGGAACTGCCCATGGGACGGTCGCGACGGCGCCGGACATGGCACTGGCCGAGCGCGACTACCAGCAGCATTGTCAGCAATGCCACGGGGTGAATCGCATCGGCGGCGCCGGGCCCGCGCTGTTGCCCCAGAGCCTGAGCCGGATCAAGCCCGCTGAAGTCCGCCAGGTGATCGAGAATGGCCGGCCAGCGAGTCAGATGGCGGCGTTCGGCGCGATACTGGAACCGGCGCAGATCGACGGCCTGGCGCTGTACCTCCAGCGCCCGCCCGCCGTCGAACCGACCTGGAATGAAGACGACATTCGCCAGAGCCATCGGGTGCTGGCGGATGTCGCCAAATTGCCCACCAAACCCCAGCACACGGCTGACCCGCTGAACCTGTTCGTGGTGGTGGAGGCCGGCGACCATCACATCGACATCGTCGACGGCGATCGCTTCGAGGTGATCGCCCGTTTCGCCTCACACTTCGCGGTGCACGGCGGACCGAAGTTCTCGCCGGACGGGCGCTTTGTCTACCTGGCCTCCCGGGACGGTTGGATCAGCCTGTATGACCTGCACAACCTCAAGTTGATCGCCGAAGTGCGGGCCGGAATCAATACCCGCAACCTGGCGGTGAGCAAGGACGGTCGCTGGGTGCTGGTGGGTAATTACCTGCCCGGCAACCTGGCGGTGTTCGATGCCCGGGACCTGTCATTGGTCAAGACCGTCGCCACGGTGGGCGCTGACGGTCAGGCTTCGCGGGTCAGCGCGGTCTACACCGCTCCGCCGCGCAACAGCTTCATCGTCGCATTGAAGGACGTGAAAGAGGTTTGGGAACTGTCCACCGGTCCGAACCCGGACTTCGTGCCCAGGCGCATCGAAGTCCAGGATTATCTGGACGACTTTTCCTTCTCGCCCGATTACCGGCAGTTGCTCGCCACCTCGCGCAAAGCCCAGGGCGGCCAAGTGATCGACCTCGACAATGGCCGGGTGGTCACGGACATTGCGCTGCCGGGCATGCCGCACCTGGGCTCGGGGACTTATTGGAAACACGATGGGCACTGGGTGTTTGCCACACCCAATATCAGCAAAGGCCTGATTTCGGTCATCGACTTCAGTACCTGGAAAGTCATCAAGCAGATCCCCACCCTGGGGCCGGGTTTCTTCCTGCGCAGCCACGTCAATTCCCGCTACGCCTGGACCGACGTGTTCTTCGGCCCGGACAACGACGCCATTCACCTGATCGACAAACAAACCCTGGAAATCGCCCACACCCTGCGCCCCATGCCCGGCAAAACCGCCGCCCACGTCGAATTCACCCGCGACGGCCGCTACCTGCTGCTGAGCATCTGGGACACCGACGGCGCGCTGATCGTCTACGACAGCAATACCCTCCAGGAGATCAAGCGCCTGCCCATGAACAAACCGTCGGGCAAGTACAACGTTGGCAACAAGATCGAATTTGCCGAGGGCACCTCTCATTAG
- a CDS encoding PLP-dependent aminotransferase family protein encodes MELHVVINGRKDLAGQLYQQLRSAIESGRLTAGTQLPPSRLLAEQLGVSRKTVSDTYAQLTYENFLTGIIGKGTYVNARPARIVRKQSHRELAGADVVEAWRTMPDLMRHPTLEGALRYDFIGGATGKGQFPLDDWRRCTAHALRQIASAKGFYSQPEGLPALRNAIARHIAFSRGVNCQDEDVVVCNGAQQALDLISRVLTRPGSLVAMEDPGYPPARLLFGSQGATVAGVPVDEQGMRVDLIPDGTRLIYVTPSHQFPLGMPMSQARREALLARAYELGAIIIEDDYDSEFRYEGRPADSLQSMDERGIVAYVGTFSKTLLPELRLGYAILPPAILEAVILAKRLTDQHTSTLPQWALAKFIAEGCLLKHIRRCHTLYAGRRERLLARMAGDLSPWFEAVPTTAGFHMAVLCKVPIDLALVIDLAKKAEVGLYSLEGFFNETPVRPGLFFGFGAIETLDIDIALDRLRDILQQVA; translated from the coding sequence ATGGAACTTCATGTTGTCATCAACGGCCGCAAGGACCTGGCGGGCCAGTTGTATCAACAATTGCGCAGCGCCATCGAAAGCGGGCGCCTGACCGCCGGCACGCAACTGCCGCCCAGCCGTTTGCTCGCCGAACAACTGGGGGTTTCGCGCAAGACCGTTTCCGACACCTACGCCCAACTGACCTACGAAAACTTCCTCACCGGCATTATCGGCAAAGGCACCTACGTCAATGCGCGGCCCGCCAGGATCGTGCGCAAACAAAGCCACCGCGAACTGGCTGGGGCCGACGTCGTCGAGGCCTGGCGCACCATGCCGGACCTGATGCGCCATCCCACCCTCGAGGGCGCGTTGCGGTATGACTTCATCGGCGGCGCCACCGGCAAAGGCCAGTTCCCCCTGGACGACTGGCGCCGTTGCACCGCCCATGCCCTGCGCCAGATCGCCAGCGCCAAGGGCTTCTACAGTCAGCCCGAAGGCTTGCCGGCGTTGCGCAATGCCATTGCCCGGCACATCGCGTTTTCCCGCGGGGTCAATTGCCAGGATGAAGACGTGGTGGTGTGCAACGGCGCGCAGCAGGCCCTGGACCTGATCTCCCGGGTGTTGACCCGGCCCGGTAGTTTGGTGGCGATGGAAGATCCGGGTTATCCGCCGGCGCGGCTGCTGTTCGGCTCCCAGGGCGCCACGGTGGCTGGTGTGCCGGTGGACGAGCAAGGCATGCGCGTGGATTTGATTCCCGATGGCACGCGCCTGATTTATGTAACGCCTTCCCACCAGTTCCCCCTGGGCATGCCCATGAGCCAGGCCCGCCGCGAAGCCTTGCTGGCGCGGGCCTATGAGTTGGGGGCGATCATCATCGAGGACGACTACGACAGCGAATTCCGCTACGAAGGCCGGCCCGCCGATTCACTGCAAAGCATGGACGAACGCGGGATCGTGGCGTACGTCGGGACCTTCTCCAAGACCCTGTTGCCAGAGTTGCGGCTCGGTTACGCGATCCTGCCGCCGGCGATCCTCGAAGCGGTGATCCTGGCCAAGCGCCTCACCGACCAGCACACCTCCACCCTGCCCCAGTGGGCACTGGCCAAGTTCATTGCCGAGGGCTGCCTGCTCAAGCACATCCGCCGCTGCCACACCCTGTATGCCGGTCGGCGCGAGCGGCTCCTGGCCCGCATGGCCGGCGACCTGTCGCCCTGGTTCGAGGCCGTGCCCACCACTGCGGGCTTCCACATGGCGGTGCTGTGCAAGGTGCCAATCGACTTGGCGCTGGTGATCGATCTGGCGAAAAAGGCCGAAGTCGGGCTGTACAGCCTTGAAGGTTTTTTCAACGAGACGCCGGTGCGGCCGGGGTTGTTCTTCGGTTTCGGGGCCATCGAGACCCTGGACATCGACATCGCCCTCGACCGTCTGCGGGACATTTTGCAGCAGGTCGCCTGA
- a CDS encoding cupin domain-containing protein — MKTLCLIAALGLLPVAHTYAHEAAPSEKVTVLQEKMLKNLPGKKAMMLTVDYAPGQSSIAHKHEGTAMAYVLEGAITSQVKGEPAITYKAGEFWYEAAGSEHLVSKNASATEPAKLLVFMVMGEKEAVLIPLKN; from the coding sequence ATGAAAACCCTCTGCCTGATCGCCGCCCTCGGCCTGCTGCCCGTCGCCCACACCTACGCCCACGAAGCCGCGCCTTCGGAGAAGGTCACGGTGTTGCAGGAAAAAATGCTGAAAAACCTGCCCGGTAAAAAAGCCATGATGCTGACCGTCGACTATGCCCCTGGCCAATCGTCCATCGCCCACAAACATGAAGGCACGGCCATGGCCTACGTGCTCGAAGGTGCCATCACCTCCCAAGTCAAAGGCGAGCCGGCGATCACCTACAAGGCCGGGGAATTCTGGTACGAAGCGGCGGGATCCGAGCACCTGGTTTCGAAAAATGCCAGTGCGACAGAGCCGGCGAAACTGCTGGTGTTCATGGTGATGGGAGAGAAGGAGGCGGTGTTGATTCCGCTGAAGAACTGA